The Acidobacteriota bacterium genome has a segment encoding these proteins:
- a CDS encoding FAD-binding oxidoreductase: RHPIVGPLPDVEGFYLMGGFSGRGIMHSPAACEALAQRILLGKSDLDIDPLRFERFAEGDLQVETAVI; encoded by the coding sequence ACCGCCACCCCATCGTGGGGCCGCTTCCGGACGTCGAGGGGTTCTACCTGATGGGCGGCTTTTCGGGGCGCGGCATCATGCACTCGCCCGCCGCGTGCGAGGCGCTCGCCCAGCGAATTCTTCTCGGAAAATCAGATCTCGACATCGACCCGCTCCGCTTCGAGCGCTTCGCCGAAGGCGACCTGCAGGTCGAAACTGCGGTGATCTAG
- a CDS encoding PTS sugar transporter subunit IIA, translating to MPRLMEYLPESHILMNLKAKEKFAAIDEMVRFLKEKKLLEDADDALELLRQREEIYSTGIGRSLAVPHALSKKIEKTILALAFIKKGIPFDSIDQSPAHFVFLLLGPEENQRTHLQILAKIARFFRDRELRDELMKTKTAKQLRDTLAKYEKKHGAD from the coding sequence GAAAGCCACATCCTCATGAATTTGAAGGCCAAGGAGAAATTCGCGGCCATCGATGAAATGGTGCGGTTCCTCAAGGAGAAAAAGCTCCTCGAGGACGCGGACGACGCGCTTGAGCTGCTGCGCCAGCGCGAAGAAATCTACTCCACGGGTATCGGCCGCTCGCTCGCCGTGCCGCACGCGCTGTCCAAGAAAATCGAGAAAACGATTCTGGCCCTGGCGTTTATCAAGAAAGGCATTCCCTTCGATTCCATCGACCAGTCGCCTGCGCACTTCGTGTTTCTTCTCCTGGGGCCCGAGGAAAACCAGCGGACGCACTTGCAAATTTTGGCCAAGATTGCGCGTTTCTTCCGCGACCGGGAGCTCCGCGACGAGCTCATGAAAACCAAAACGGCGAAGCAGCTACGCGACACGCTGGCGAAGTACGAAAAGAAGCACGGCGCGGACTAG